One stretch of Zingiber officinale cultivar Zhangliang chromosome 6B, Zo_v1.1, whole genome shotgun sequence DNA includes these proteins:
- the LOC121988372 gene encoding AUGMIN subunit 1-like isoform X1 — MDTMGDLTAALDASPTSDPTSKSAMANDASRMAEVKAWLLCQFEAAGRNVPAFEFTPRVVAHLHSMASLSQVRSRAASIVADDLRLKASEYRAEAVRIREILERVGLSREQLSPGAIGSAQIVAGVANLLNIRDTEMSSFLVAMGDLSLRKADVEERRAKVQKESKVLLEYTRKAIAKLNDLKKTLAKFENEVGMHEAQMLQWQTNLAILDSKERQYMLQLNNYKAILNRVGYTSDINHGVLMEMAEHKKDLEKKTKPILDTLRSYQDLPPDKALAALAIEDKKRQYAAAEKYLEEVLQSALTTSEI; from the exons ATGGATACCATGGGGGACTTGACGGCAGCTCTCGACGCTTCTCCCACCTCCGATCCGACTTCAAAGAGTGCTATGGCCAACGACGCCTCCCGAATGGCCGAGGTGAAGGCGTGGTTGCTTTGCCAGTTCGAGGCAGCGGGGAGAAACGTTCCGGCCTTCGAGTTCACGCCTCGCGTCGTCGCTCACCTACACTCCATGGCCTCTCTCTCCCAGGTGCGGTCCCGCGCCGCATCCATCGTGGCGGACGATCTCCGCCTCAAGGCCTCCGAGTACCGCGCTGAGGCTGTCCGGATCCGCGAGATCCTCGAACGCGTAGGCCTCTCGCGGGAGCAGCTCTCTCCTGGAGCAATTGGATCTGCTCAAATCGTCGCTGGTGTCGCTAACCTGCTAAACATACGGGACACAGAGATGAGTAG TTTCCTTGTGGCTATGGGCGACCTCTCTTTGAGGAAAGCGGATGTGGAGGAGAGGAGAGCAAAGGTGCAGAAGGAGTCCAAGGTTCTTCTTGAGTACACTAGGAAAGCCATTGCAAAGCTCAATGATCTTAAGAa AACACTTGCAAAGTTTGAAAATGAAGTAGGAATGCATGAAGCTCAGATGCTACAATGGCAGACAAATTTAGCCATTTTGGATTCAAAGGAGCGACAATATATGCTTCAACTCAATAACTACAAG GCGATACTTAACCGGGTTGGATATACTTCAGATATCAACCATGGTGTTTTGATGGAAATGGCTGAGCATAAGAAAGATTTAGAGAAGAAAACGAAACCCATCTTGGATACCTTGAGAAGTTACCAAGATTTACCACCT GATAAAGCTCTTGCTGCATTAGCCATTGAGGATAAGAAACGGCAATATGCTGCTGCAGAGAAATATTTAGAAGAAGTGCTGCAATCTGCTCTAACGACATCAGAAATATGA
- the LOC121988372 gene encoding AUGMIN subunit 1-like isoform X2, with protein sequence MGDLSLRKADVEERRAKVQKESKVLLEYTRKAIAKLNDLKKTLAKFENEVGMHEAQMLQWQTNLAILDSKERQYMLQLNNYKAILNRVGYTSDINHGVLMEMAEHKKDLEKKTKPILDTLRSYQDLPPDKALAALAIEDKKRQYAAAEKYLEEVLQSALTTSEI encoded by the exons ATGGGCGACCTCTCTTTGAGGAAAGCGGATGTGGAGGAGAGGAGAGCAAAGGTGCAGAAGGAGTCCAAGGTTCTTCTTGAGTACACTAGGAAAGCCATTGCAAAGCTCAATGATCTTAAGAa AACACTTGCAAAGTTTGAAAATGAAGTAGGAATGCATGAAGCTCAGATGCTACAATGGCAGACAAATTTAGCCATTTTGGATTCAAAGGAGCGACAATATATGCTTCAACTCAATAACTACAAG GCGATACTTAACCGGGTTGGATATACTTCAGATATCAACCATGGTGTTTTGATGGAAATGGCTGAGCATAAGAAAGATTTAGAGAAGAAAACGAAACCCATCTTGGATACCTTGAGAAGTTACCAAGATTTACCACCT GATAAAGCTCTTGCTGCATTAGCCATTGAGGATAAGAAACGGCAATATGCTGCTGCAGAGAAATATTTAGAAGAAGTGCTGCAATCTGCTCTAACGACATCAGAAATATGA